The Brachyhypopomus gauderio isolate BG-103 chromosome 1, BGAUD_0.2, whole genome shotgun sequence genome includes a window with the following:
- the LOC143526076 gene encoding uncharacterized protein LOC143526076 → MKIVFEDRVPVDIAVAGTALCNHNVALLFQTAHYSTLNLAAVPPVLSCTETEQRWHKPRTMGVKPGRVSDMVFLSKPKQFTVADGVRSKRYKAVRGELPDPDVLKVDEQYKDFTADIAPLITTMAISADVPLVDSAFGKVQAGSPISYQHPVPVSRVVVHHPDAPLPPPLPVDGYRLEPTNCQFVCSHQQHIHLQSLVTTFDMARKIEVATREQSNSVEWHRVRGPRITSSRFREICHVRGQSSAEME, encoded by the exons ATGAAG attGTCTTTGAAGACCGTGTACCGGTGGACATTGCAGTGGCTGGGACAGCACTCTGCAACCACAATGTTGCACTACTgtttcagactgcacactactccacactgaACCTggctgctgtacccccagtcctaagctgcacagaaacagaacaACGCTGGCACAAGCCAAGAACCATG GGTGTGAAACCAGGCAGAGTAAGTGACATGGTATTTTTGTCCAAGCCGAAGCAGTTTACAGTTGCTGATGGTGTAAG GAGTAAACGTTACAAGGCAGTGCGAGGGGAGCTGCCAGATCCAGATGTCCTCAAAGTTGATGAGCAGTACAAGGACTTCACTGCAGACATTGCTCCACTCATCACCACCATGGCCATAAGTGCTGACGTCCCGCTGGTTGATTCAGCTTTTGGGAAAGTCCAGGCGGGTAGTCCCATATCCTACCAGCATCCAGTACCAGTGAGTCGGGTTGTAGTACACCATCCAGATGCCCCTCTGCCACCACCTCTACCTGTAGACGGCTATAGGCTTGAGCCTACTAACTGCCAGTTTGTGTGCAGTCACCAACAACACATCCATCTGCAGTCACTTGTCACTACATTTGACATGGCAAGGAAGATAGAGGTTGCCACCAGAGAGCAGAGCAACTCTGTGGAGTGGCACCGAGTCAGGGGGCCAAGAATAACATCCTCCCGATTCAGGGAAATatgccatgtcagaggtcagagttcTGCAGAAATGGAGTGA